The Streptomyces sp. NBC_01439 genome contains the following window.
TACCGCCCGAGACCAGGTCGAAGCCCTTCTGCAGCAGCGCCGCGGCCAGCGCCTTGGCGTTGGCGACGACCTGGTGCGCGTACGCCGTGAAGGACGGCTGGGCCGCCTCGTGCAGCGCCACCGCGATACCGGCGGTCGTCTGGTTGTGCGGGCCGCCCTGCAGGCCCGGGAAGACCGCCTTGTCGATGGCCTTCGCGTGCTCTTCCCGGCACATCAGCATCGCGCCCCGCGGACCGCGCAGGGTCTTGTGCGTGGTGGTGGAGATGACGTCGACGTGGTCCGCCGGGGACGGGTGCGCGCCGCCCGCGATCAGACCCGCGATGTGGGCCACGTCGGCGACCAGGATCGAGCCCGCCTCGCGGGCGATCTCGGCGAAGGCGGCGAAGTCGATGGTCCTCGGCAGGGCGGTACCGCCGCAGAAGATCACCTTGGGGCGCTCGGCGAGGGCCAGCTCGCGCACCGCGTCGTAGTCGATCAGGCCGGTGTCGGCCCGGACGCCGTACTGCACGCCCCGGAACCAGGAGCCGGTCGCCGAGACGCCCCAGCCGTGGGTGAGGTGCCCGCCCATCGGCAGGGCCATGCCCATCACCGTGTCGCCCGGCTTCGCGAAGGCCAGGTACACGGCCAGGTTGGCCGGCGAGCCGGAATACGGCTGCACGTTGGCGTGGTCCACGCCGAACAGGCCCTTGGCCCGTTCGATCGCCAGCGCCTCGACGCGGTCGATGTTCTGCTGGCCCTCGTAGTAGCGGCGGCCGGGGTAGCCCTCGCTGTACTTGTTCTGCAGCACGGTGCCGGAGGCTTCGAGGACGGCCGCGGACACGTAGTTCTCACTGGGGATCAGGCGCAGGGTCTGTGCCTGCAGCACTTCCTCGGCGGCGACGAAGGACGCCAGCTCGGGGTCGGTGGAGAGAAGGGCGGGATGGCGGCTCGCGGACATGGCGGGCTCCTCCGGGGTCGATGTGATCGGTACCCCGCGAGGCCCAGGCGAGCGGCCCTGTATGCGGTCGAGCGCGCACGACTCCCCCGGAGTTGGTTCTCCGTACGCCAGTCGCCGTGCGTACCGGACACCTTAGCGGGCGCGCCGGGAGAGAGGTTTCTGCGTCCGCGATACGAGCGACGATAAGAAGGTGACGCCACCCTCGTCACCGCTGCACCCGGCGCTTCATCCCGCCCGGACGGACGATCGGAGACCCCGTGTCGACAACTGCTGATGCCATCCGCTCCGCCGACGCGCACAGTGCGCACAATTACCACCCGCTGCCCCTGGTCGTCGCGTCGGCGGAAGGCGCCTGGATGACCGATGTCGAGGGCCGCAGATACCTCGACATGCTCGCCGGGTACTCGGCCCTCAACTTCGGGCACGGCAACCGCCGTCTGATCGACGCGGCCCACGCCCAGTTGGAGCGGGTCACGCTCACCTCGCGCGCCTTCCACCACGACCGGTTCGCCGACTTCTGTACCGAGCTCGCCGCGCTGTGCGGCAAGGAGATGGTGCTCCCCATGAACACGGGGGCGGAGGCCGTGGAGACGGCGGTGAAGACCGCCCGCAAGTGGGGTTACGAGGTCAAGGGCGTCCCGGACGGGCACGCCAAGATCGTGGTCGCCGCCGACAACTTCCACGGGCGGACCACGACCGTCGTCTCCTTCTCCACGGACCACGACGCCCGCGACCACTTCGGCCCGTACACGCCGGGCTTCGAGATCGTTCCGTACGGGGACCTCACCGCGCTGTCCCACGCCGTCACCGAGAACACGGTGGCCGTGCTGCTGGAGCCGATCCAGGGCGAGGCGGGGGTGCTGGTGCCGCCCGCCGGGTACCTGAGCGGCGTACGGGAGCTGACCCGCGAGCGGAACGTCCTGTTCATGGCGGACGAGATCCAGTCGGGGCTGGGGCGGACCGGCCGGACCTTCGCGTGCGAGCACGAGGGCGTCGTCCCGGACGTCTACATCCTCGGCAAGGCGCTCGGCGGCGGCGTGGTGCCGGTGTCCGCCGTGGTCGCCGACCGCGACGTGCTCGGGGTGTTCCGGCCCGGGCAGCACGGATCCACCTTCGGCGGGAACCCGCTCGCGTGCGCGGTCGCGCTGGAGGTCATCGCGATGCTCCGGACCGGCGAGTTCCAGGGCCGCGCCACCGAGCTGGGCGAGCACCTGCACCGGGAACTGAACCTGCTGGTCGGCGGGGGCGCGGTGACCGCGGTGCGCGGCCGCGGGCTGTGGGCGGGCGTCGACATCGACCCCTCGCGCGGCACCGGCCGGGAGATCTCCGAGAAGCTGATGGAGCTCGGGGTGCTGGTGAAGGACACCCACGGGTCGACGATCCGGATCGCCCCGCCGCTGGTGATCAGCAAGGAGGACCTGGACTGGGGCCTGGCCCAGCTCCGCTCGGTGCTCGGCGCTTAGGGTCGCCCGGTCCGGTCAGAGGATGACGTGGGGCAGGAAGCGGGCGTACTCGTCCGTGACCGGCCCCGCCGATTCGCGGATGCCGAGCCCCGCCGCCTCGTCCTCGACGACCCATGCACCGAGCACCACCCGGTTGCCGTCGAAGTCGGGCAGCGGGGCCAGGCCCTGGAAGCAGTACCGCTCCCCGTCCTGCGGTACGAACGGCTCGTCGCCCCCGCCCGCCCCGTGCAGGGTGACCCCCGCGCCCTCACGGCCGAGGAGGGGCTTGGCCACGTAGCCGGCGGACCCGGGCTCGGCGAGCTCGCGCGGGCCGTCGAGGTAGGCGGGCAGCAGGTTGGGGTGCTCCGGGAAGAGCTCCCACAGGATCGCGAGCAGCGCCTTGTTGGACAGCAGCATCTTCCACAGCGGCTCGATCCAGCAGGTGGAGCCGGAGCCGCCGCCGTGGTCGTACGTGCCGAGGACGTGCGGGCCGAACTCGTCCTCGGCCAGCCACTCCCACGGGTAGAGCTTGAAGCAGGAGCGGATGAAGCGGAGCTTCTCGTCCACGAACCGGCCGGACAGGCTGTCCCAGCCGATCTGCTCGACGGACAGGGCCTGGGTGTCCAGGCCGGCCTGCTCGGCGGTCTCCTGGAGGTAGGCGACCGTCATCAGGTCCTCGCCGAGCTCGTCGGCTTCGGAGTGCGCGAAGTGCAGCGGGCCGGGCGGGAGCAGCTCGGCCTGGCGCCGCCAGGCGTCGACAAGCCGCTCGTGGAGGGAGTTCCACTGGTCGGCGCCGGGGAAGCGTTCCTCCATCCAGAACCACTGCGGGCTGGCCGCCTCCACCAGGGAGGTGGGGGTGTCGGCGTTGTACTCCAGCATCTTGGCCGGGCTGCCGGTGCCGTCGTAGCGCAGGTCGAAACGGCCGTACAGGGAGGGCTGTTCGGCGCGGCGCCGCCAGGACTCGGCGATCTGCGCGGCGAGCCCGGGGTCGGTGATGCCGAGGTCGGCGAAGCGGTCGTGCTCGACGATGTGCGCTGCCGCGGCCAGGCACATGGCGTGCAGCTCCTCGACCACGTTCTCCAGGGCCTCGACCTCGGGGAGCGAGAAGGAGTAGTACGCGCTCTCGTCCCAGTAGGGGCGCAGGGAGTCGTCGGGGTAACGGGTCAGGGGGTAGATCACCCCCTGCTCCTCGACGATCTTCTGCCAGTCGGGACGGGGCTCGATGGTGTGCCGCTCCATGGTGCGATCAGCCGCCGCTGGAGCCGGAGGTGTTCCCGCCGATGCCGCCCCGGGTGACGGCGGACTTCTCGAAGCTGCCGCCGGCGACCTTGCCGGCGGCCACGTAGCCGCCGTAGTAGTACGAGCCGCGGCCGCCGCTCTTGCACTCCTTGTTGTTCAGGTGCTGCAGCGTGGAGCGGGAGGCGCAGCGCTTGTCGGGCTCGTCGCTGCTGCCGCAGGCCACGAGGGTGGCCGCGAGCAGGCCCATGCCGCCGAGGGCGACGGCGCCGGAACGCATGCGTCGCTGATTGGTGCTGCTGCTGTCCATGTCTGCTGCTCCCCCTGGGGCCTCGCGTGCTGCCGACAGAGTAGAGCGGGGGCACCGGCCGATGGAATCCGGCCGCTGTGAGATCCGTGACCTAGAGTCAGTTCGTGCTGATTGGGATGATTTGCGCGCTCGGTGCGGCGGTCTGCTTCGGTACGGCCTCGGTCCTGCAGGCGGTCGCGGCGCGGGCGGCGGAGCCCGGCAGCGGGTCCGGAGTGGACACGGCGCTGTTCCTGCGGGCCGTGCGGCAGTGGCGGTACCTGGCGGGTCTGGCCCTCGACGGAGCCGGCTTCGTGCTCCAGATCATCGCCCTGCGGCACGTCCCGATCTACGCGGTGGGGGCGGCGCTGGCGGCCAGCCTGGCGGTGACGGCGGTGGTCGCGGCGCGGCTGCTGCGGGCGCGGCTGTCCCGGACCGAATGGGGCGCGGTGGCGGTGGTGTGCGCGGGGCTGCTGATGCTGGGGCTCTCCGCCGGGGAGGAGGGCACGGGTACCGGGTCGGCGGCGCTGGAAGTGGGAATGCTGGCGGTGGCCGGACTGGTGCTGCTGGTCGGCGTGGTCGCGGGCCGGCTCCCGGACGGCCCGCGCGCGCTGGTGCTCGGCCTCGCGGCGGGGACGGGCTTCGGGGTGGTGGAGGTCTCGGTACGGCTCATCGACTCGCCGTGGGACCTGCGCAACCCGGCCCTGTACGCCCTCCTGCTGGGCGGCGGCGCGGCCTTCCTGCTCCTCACCTCGGCCCTGGCGCGCGGCTCGGTGACGGTGGCGACGGCGGGCATGGTGATCGGCGAGACGATCGGCCCGGCGGTGGTGGGCGTGGTCTGGCTCGGCGACAGCACCCGCGAGGGCCTGGCCTGGCTGGCGGTGACGGGCTTCGCGGTGGCCGTGGCCGGCTCCCTGGCCCTGGCCCGCTTCGGCGAACCCCCGACCCCGGCGGAGCCCGACCCGGCCGGCTGAACAGGGCCGACCCGGCGCCCGGCTCCCGACCACTCCGCCGCGATCTTCCAGCCCCGCCAGGGGGCACCTCCCAGCGGTAGCTGGGGGAGATTGAGGCGCGGGGGTCCGGGGGCGGCGCCCCCGGCAACGGCGCCGCAGGGCACGCGTCACGGCAGTGCCGCCGACAGGGCCGCCAGCGTCGGGGACCACGCGCTGTCCGACGGCGTCCCGTAGCCGACGACCAGCGCGTCCCGCGGCGCGAACTCGGCCTGCGGGTGGCGGAAGGCGGAGAGCCCGTGCAACGCCAGGTCCTGCCAGGCCGCCGACTGCAGGACCGACCGCTCCAGCCCCTCCGGGAGGTCCAGCACCGCGTGTAGCCCCGCCGCGATCCCCGACACGCCCACCCGGTCCCCCACCGCCGCCACCAGCTCGTCCCGGCGCCGCCGGTACCGCAGCCGCATCCCGCGCACGTGCCGGTCGTAGGCCCCGGAGGTGAGGAACTCCGCCAGCGTGAGCTGATCCAGCGCGCTGGTGGCCCAGTCCGTGGGGCCCTTGGCGGCCAGCACCTCCTCCAGCAGCCCCGGCGGGACCACCATCCAGCCCATCCGCAGCCCGGGCGCCAGCGACTTGCTGGCCGTCCCGAGGTACACCACCCGGTCCGGGTCCAGGCCCTGCAGCGCGCCGACCGGCTGGCGGTCGTAGCGGAACTCCCCGTCGTAGTCGTCCTCCAGGATGAGCCCGCCCGTGGTCCGGGCCCAGTCGACCGCGGCCGCCCGTCGGGCCGGGGTCAGGGCGACGCCCGTCGGGAACTGGTGCGCCGGGGTCAGCAGCACCGCTCCCGCCGCCGCGGTCAGCTCCCCCGTCCGGGCCCCCTCCCCGTCCACGCCGAGCGGGCTCGTCCGCAGCCCCGCCCGCACCAGCTCGTCCCGGTGGAAGTCCAGGCCGTAGCCCTCCACCGCCACCTCGCGCACCCGCCGCGCCCTCAGCACCGCCGCGAGCAGCTTCAGCCCGTGCAGGAAGCCCGCGCACAGCACGATCCGGTCGGGATCCGCGTACACCCCGCGCGCCCGCGCCAGGTATCCGGCCAGCGCCTGCCGCAGCTCGATGCGGCCGCGCGGGTCGGCCGCGTACCCGAAGGCCTCGTTCGGCGCATCGGTCAGCGCGCGCCGGGCCGCTGACAGCCAGGCCGCGCGCGGGAAGCCGCCCAGGTCCGGGGAGCCGGGGATCAGGCTGTACGCGGGCCCCTTGCGCGCGGGGCGCCGTACGGGGGCGGCGGCCGCGGACCGGCGCGGGCGGGCCCGTTCGGCGACGCGGGTGCCGGAACCCTGGCGGGCCGTCAGCCAGCCCTCGGCGACGAGCTCGGCGTACGACTCGGCGACCGTGTTCCGGGCGATGCCCAGGTCGGCGGCGAGGGTGCGGGACGACGGCAGCCGGGTGCCGGCCGCCAGCCGTCCGCTGCGCGCGGCTTCGCGCAGGGCCTCGGTCAGACCGGCCCGCAGGCCGCGTCCGGCGGTGAGGTCCAGGTGCAGATGCAGGTCGGCACCGAAAGTGGCCCACGATTCCGTCATGGATATGGACCATATCGGTGGGCCGCCTGCGTCCTACGGTGGATCACATGACGATCACGAACGAACACGCCCCCGAGCACACCCCGCGCATCCACATGGCCAAGCTCGCCCCCGAGGTCTACAAGGCCGTCCTCGCCCTGGAGATCGCCTCCAAGAAGGGTCTGGATCCCTCCCTGGTCGAACTCGTCAAGATCCGGGCCTCCCAGCTCAACCACTGCGCCTTCTGCCTCGACATGCACACCAAGGACGCGATCGCCGCCGGTGAGAGCGTCGAACGCATCATCCAGCTGGGCGCCTGGGAGGAGTCGCGGCACTTCTACACCGAGAAGGAGCTCGCCGCGATCGAGCTCACCGAGGCCGTCACCGTCCTGACGGACGGCTTCGTGCCCGACGAGGTCTACGAGAAGGCCGCCGAGCAGTTCGAGGAGCGCGAGCTCGCCCAGCTGATCGCCGTCATCGCGACGATCAACGTCTGGAACCGCATCGGTGTCACCACCCGCATGGTGCCGGGCCACTACACCCCGGGCATGTACAAGTAGGACCGGTCGTTCCGGCCGGGTCATTCCGGCCTGAAAGACTCCACGGCCGCCGTCAGGTTCGCGCGCACCGTCGTGCCGTCGGCGGCCGGTCCGGCCGCCAGCAGCGCCCACCGCCGACCGTCCGGGGCGACGGTGATCCGCTCGATCGCGCGGCGACGGCCGTGCGACTCCTCGTTGTCGTACTCGTACACCAGCTCGCAGGACCCACCGGACACCGGATCGAGGGAGACCTCCCGGTAGCCGGGACGGCTTCCGAGGGCTTGCGAGGAGGTCCGCAGCAGCTCGCACGCTCCGACGCCGTCCGGCTCGGCGACGCGGAAGATCTGGACCAGCGCGCTGCGGTCCCCGGGCCGCCGGTAGAAGGAACCGCTGCCGGTCTCGTCGTGGCTGCGCTCCCAGCCCGTGGGGACCGCGACCGAGAAGCCGCCGTCGTCGCGCACCACCGAGTACGCCGGCGGGACCGAGGGCGACGCGGAGGAGGAGACGGAGACGGAGGGGGGCGGGTACGGGGACGCGTCCGGCCCCGTACCGGACGGCGGGGCCGGCGTGCCCGGAGCCGACGGGGCTGCGGCAGGTGCCTTCGGCTCCCCGCCGCCCAGTACGAACCATCCCGCCACGGCGCAGCCACCCAGCACCGCCGCCCCGAGGGCCACCAGCAGCGGGCCCCGCCACGAGCGTTCCCGGCCCGGGTCGGCCTGCCCACCCGGGCCTCCCGGGCCGCCCCCTGGTGGGCGGGGCGGGTACGAGGGCGGGGGCGGTGGGGGCGGCGGGGGCTGCTCCGTCCGCTCCCAGCGCTGCGACTGCGGATTCCAGTGGGCACCGCCACCCGTGGCCACCGGTCAGCTCCCCAGCGAGGCGAGCAGCCCTCCGAGGGCGGCGGCCGCGTTCACCGAGTCCACCAGCGGGGCCCAGCGCTGGAGCGCACCCCTGAGCCGGGCGGGCAGGCCGGGCCGGATCTCCCCGGCCTCCTCCAGCTCGCCGGCGGCTTCGTCCAGTTCGGCGTCGAGCGCCGACCGGTCGGCGCTGCGGGGCAGGCGGACGAGGGCGATGCGCAGCTCCCGTACGGCCTCCAGCAGTTCCGCCGCGCCCGGGGCGCCCGCCCCCGTACCGCCTTGGTGGATCGTGGTGTTGGTGTTGTTGGTGCCGCCGATGCTGAAGGCGCTGCCTTCGATGCGGTTGATCCGCACTTCCCCGGCTCCCCCGTCTTGCGTCACTGCCGGTCTCCCCTGCCTGTGTGGTGGCTCGTCTGGTTGTGGTGCCCGCTGCCGCCCACGCTGAACGCGCTGTGGCTCACCGACTGGATGTACACCCCGCCCTCCGCGACGGTGACCGCCCGCTGCGCGAACTCCTGCGTGTGCCAGCCCGCTTCGTGCAGGGCGAGGGTCACACCGCCGACGATCCGGTCCTGAATGGTCTTCAAGTACCGGTCCAGGTCCATCAGCTGGAAGAGGGAGGCGTCCTCCTGCGCCGCCAGCTCGCGCACGGACACGGCCGGACCGGCCGGGAGCGCGCCGCCGTGACCCTCCGTGGCGATCTGCCACGGGCCACGGCTGCCGCCCGCGAGGGCGGTGAGCGCCTTGGTGAGCGAGCGCGGGGCGTGCTTGAGCGCCCAGACCGTCTTGGCGAAGGGGTTGTTCCGCAGGTGGCGCCGGGCCACGTCGTCGGCCTCCTGGAACCGGGGCCGTACGGGCAGCAGCACGTGCGGCGCCACCTCCAGCATCAGCATCCCGCCCTGGGTGTGGACGCGTACGAAGACGGTGACGACGAGGTTCTCGTCCCAGCCGCCGACCCGTACCCGCAGGAAGTGGCGGCGGCGCTCCCCGCCCTCCTCCACCGCTGCGGCCCGGTGCGCCTCGAACGCCCGGTCCGAGAGGTCCGGTTCGTGCGCCGCGGGCAGCCCGGACGCCGGCAGGAACACGCACTCGTCGATGACCAGTTCCCGCAGCCGGTCCAGTACGGCCTGCTCGGCCTCCGGCGAGCCGTGCGGCGACGGGACGCGCAGCGCCTCCAGCCGCGGCCGGATCCGGGCCATGATCCGCTCGTTGTCCAGCGGTTCGGGATCGACCCCCTCCGCGCGCGGGCGCAGCTCGACCGACAGGTGCCAGGGGCGGTAGGGCGCGCCGGCGCCGCAGAACGGATCGTCGACGTCGTAGATGACCAGGCGGCTGTGCTGCGTCCGCAGGATCCGGTCGCGGATCCTGGCGAACCGGCGGCCGGAGGCGGGGTCGGCGTTCGGGTCGGCGTACCGCGTCCGGCTGAGCGAGGTGCTGATGACGCGGGCGAAGTGGCCCCGCTGGAGGCCGACGACCAGGGTCAACAGGGCGAAGACGATCAGGGCGGTCCAGGCGTAGTCGCTCGCGATCGCGGCGCCGAACACGGGCAGCGCCAAGAAGGTGTCGAACGGCGCCAGCTCGAACGCCCGCTGCATGACCTTGAAGGTCAGGGCCGAATCGTCGGTCCCTCCCACGCCCGTTTGACCGTCGATCGCACCGGCCAGCAGGCCCAGACCGACGTCGAGGAGCAGCAGGTAGCCGCAGCCGCGCAGGAGGAGTTCGAAGAACCGGCTGCCGCGCCCCGTCTTCTTCCGGCGGCGCGCGATCCGCCCGGCACCGCTCAGGAAGGCGGCCGGGAGGAGCAGGAAGAGCATGAGCGGCTGGGCCAGCAACAGCCCGAGGCCCCACACCGCCAGGACGGCCGAGGCCCAGGCCGCTTCGGCACGGCGGGCCTGGAGCGCGTGGGCGAGGACGCGGGAGGCGTCGAAGCCGTAGGAGGGCGCGACGTAGCGCTCCTCGTGGACGTAGAGCTCCTGGATCACCCGGTCGCGGTACGCGGCGTCGAGATAGCTGCCGGCACACAACAGTCGGCCCGCTTCGCTGAGCGAAGGGTGCACCGGAGTTCTGTCGTCCGCGGTGCCTGTCACCGAATCCCCCTTTCGGTGTGCGGAGGGAAACGATAAGGCGATCACCGGGGGCGCGACAGGCTCGATCGCGCCAAAAGGCCCCGGCGCAATGCGCCGGGGCCCTTCGGACGTGCGGATCGAGTCGGGTGACCGGATCAGATCAGGCCGAGCTCGCGGACCGCGTCGCGCTCCTCGGACAGCTCCTGGACGGAGGCGTCGATGCGGGTGCGGGAGAACTCGTTGATGTCCAGGCCCTGGACGATCTCGTACTTGCCGTCCTTGCAGGTGACGGGGAAGGAGGAGATCAGACCGGCCGGGACGCCGTAAGAGCCGTCCGACGGGATGCCCATCGAGGTCCAGTCGCCCTCGGCGGTGCCGTTGACCCACGTGTGCACGTGGTCGATCGCGGCGTTGGCGGCCGAGGCGGCCGAGGACGCGCCACGGGCCTCGATGATCGCGGCGCCGCGCTTGGCGACGGTCGGGATGAAGGTGTCGGCCAGCCACAGCTCGTCGTTGACGACCTCGGCGGCGTTCTTGCCGGCGATCTCCGCGTGGAAGATGTCCGGGTACTGGGTCGCCGAGTGGTTGCCCCAGATGGTCAGGCGCTTGATGTCGGAGACGGCGCTACCGGTCTTGGCGGCCAGCTGCGAGATCGCGCGGTTGTGGTCCAGGCGGGTCATCGCGGTGAAGCGCTCGGCCGGTACGTCCGGGGCGGCGGCCTGCGCGATGAGCGCGTTGGTGTTGGCCGGGTTGCCCACGACCAGGACCTTGATGTCGTCCGCGGCGTGCGCGTTGATGGCCTGGCCCTGCGGCTTGAAGATGCCGCCGTTGGCGGCGAGCAGGTCGCCGCGCTCCATGCCCTTGGTGCGCGGGCGGGCGCCCACGAGCAGCGCGACGTTCGCACCGTCGAAGCCCTGGTTCGGGTCGTCGAAGATGTCGATGCCGGCGAGCAGCGGGAAGGCGCAGTCGTCAAGCTCCATGGCGGTGCCCTCAGCGGCCTTCATGCCCTGGGGGATCTCCAGAAGACGGAGCTTGACCGGCACGTCCGCGCCGAGCAGGTGACCGGAAGCGATGCGGAAGAGCAGCGCGTAGCCGATCTGGCCGGCGGCGCCGGTCACGGTGACATTCACGGGAGTGCGGGTCATGGCCTTCTCCGTTAGACAGCTGGCGGTGGGGCGTCCCTGCCCCATGTGCTGGAGGACGCCGCTCCCCAGTAAATCTTGACGTGAAGAGACATCCGCGGTCAGGCTATCCGACCCGGGACCGGGCTAACCCCCGGGTCCGTGTGGTGCACGGCACACGGACCCCGGCGTTCGAAGGTTCGACCGGTCCTCGGACCGCTATTCGACCAGGAAGGCCCGGCCCGTCCGGTGTCCTTCGACCGACTTGACGTAGGCGTTCGCCGCGCGGGCCACGGGCACGGCGTCGAATCCCGCGGAGGCCGCGCTCGCTTCGCCCGCGTCGCCCGCGTCACGCGCGCCGCTCACCGCACGGTGAAGCGGACCGCACTCTCCATGAACGGGAGCACCAGCCACGGCTTGGGCGCTGCCATCACCAGCGCGAGCAGCGTGATCGCCACGCCCAGCAGCCCGTAGGTGATCATGTCGGTGAAACGGGAGCGCACCGCG
Protein-coding sequences here:
- the rocD gene encoding ornithine--oxo-acid transaminase — translated: MSTTADAIRSADAHSAHNYHPLPLVVASAEGAWMTDVEGRRYLDMLAGYSALNFGHGNRRLIDAAHAQLERVTLTSRAFHHDRFADFCTELAALCGKEMVLPMNTGAEAVETAVKTARKWGYEVKGVPDGHAKIVVAADNFHGRTTTVVSFSTDHDARDHFGPYTPGFEIVPYGDLTALSHAVTENTVAVLLEPIQGEAGVLVPPAGYLSGVRELTRERNVLFMADEIQSGLGRTGRTFACEHEGVVPDVYILGKALGGGVVPVSAVVADRDVLGVFRPGQHGSTFGGNPLACAVALEVIAMLRTGEFQGRATELGEHLHRELNLLVGGGAVTAVRGRGLWAGVDIDPSRGTGREISEKLMELGVLVKDTHGSTIRIAPPLVISKEDLDWGLAQLRSVLGA
- a CDS encoding malate dehydrogenase — its product is MTRTPVNVTVTGAAGQIGYALLFRIASGHLLGADVPVKLRLLEIPQGMKAAEGTAMELDDCAFPLLAGIDIFDDPNQGFDGANVALLVGARPRTKGMERGDLLAANGGIFKPQGQAINAHAADDIKVLVVGNPANTNALIAQAAAPDVPAERFTAMTRLDHNRAISQLAAKTGSAVSDIKRLTIWGNHSATQYPDIFHAEIAGKNAAEVVNDELWLADTFIPTVAKRGAAIIEARGASSAASAANAAIDHVHTWVNGTAEGDWTSMGIPSDGSYGVPAGLISSFPVTCKDGKYEIVQGLDINEFSRTRIDASVQELSEERDAVRELGLI
- the glyA gene encoding serine hydroxymethyltransferase; its protein translation is MSASRHPALLSTDPELASFVAAEEVLQAQTLRLIPSENYVSAAVLEASGTVLQNKYSEGYPGRRYYEGQQNIDRVEALAIERAKGLFGVDHANVQPYSGSPANLAVYLAFAKPGDTVMGMALPMGGHLTHGWGVSATGSWFRGVQYGVRADTGLIDYDAVRELALAERPKVIFCGGTALPRTIDFAAFAEIAREAGSILVADVAHIAGLIAGGAHPSPADHVDVISTTTHKTLRGPRGAMLMCREEHAKAIDKAVFPGLQGGPHNQTTAGIAVALHEAAQPSFTAYAHQVVANAKALAAALLQKGFDLVSGGTDNHLILIDLTGKDVPGKIAAKALDRAGIVVNYNTVPFDPRKPFDPSGVRIGTPSLTSRGLSTEHMPVVADWISRAVDAAAKGDEQALAVIRAEVTDLMAAFPAPGLPLA
- a CDS encoding carboxymuconolactone decarboxylase family protein; the protein is MTITNEHAPEHTPRIHMAKLAPEVYKAVLALEIASKKGLDPSLVELVKIRASQLNHCAFCLDMHTKDAIAAGESVERIIQLGAWEESRHFYTEKELAAIELTEAVTVLTDGFVPDEVYEKAAEQFEERELAQLIAVIATINVWNRIGVTTRMVPGHYTPGMYK
- a CDS encoding glutathionylspermidine synthase family protein, translated to MERHTIEPRPDWQKIVEEQGVIYPLTRYPDDSLRPYWDESAYYSFSLPEVEALENVVEELHAMCLAAAAHIVEHDRFADLGITDPGLAAQIAESWRRRAEQPSLYGRFDLRYDGTGSPAKMLEYNADTPTSLVEAASPQWFWMEERFPGADQWNSLHERLVDAWRRQAELLPPGPLHFAHSEADELGEDLMTVAYLQETAEQAGLDTQALSVEQIGWDSLSGRFVDEKLRFIRSCFKLYPWEWLAEDEFGPHVLGTYDHGGGSGSTCWIEPLWKMLLSNKALLAILWELFPEHPNLLPAYLDGPRELAEPGSAGYVAKPLLGREGAGVTLHGAGGGDEPFVPQDGERYCFQGLAPLPDFDGNRVVLGAWVVEDEAAGLGIRESAGPVTDEYARFLPHVIL
- the pdxR gene encoding MocR-like pyridoxine biosynthesis transcription factor PdxR codes for the protein MTESWATFGADLHLHLDLTAGRGLRAGLTEALREAARSGRLAAGTRLPSSRTLAADLGIARNTVAESYAELVAEGWLTARQGSGTRVAERARPRRSAAAAPVRRPARKGPAYSLIPGSPDLGGFPRAAWLSAARRALTDAPNEAFGYAADPRGRIELRQALAGYLARARGVYADPDRIVLCAGFLHGLKLLAAVLRARRVREVAVEGYGLDFHRDELVRAGLRTSPLGVDGEGARTGELTAAAGAVLLTPAHQFPTGVALTPARRAAAVDWARTTGGLILEDDYDGEFRYDRQPVGALQGLDPDRVVYLGTASKSLAPGLRMGWMVVPPGLLEEVLAAKGPTDWATSALDQLTLAEFLTSGAYDRHVRGMRLRYRRRRDELVAAVGDRVGVSGIAAGLHAVLDLPEGLERSVLQSAAWQDLALHGLSAFRHPQAEFAPRDALVVGYGTPSDSAWSPTLAALSAALP